AGGGACTGGGATTGATCGTCCAGGGTCTGCACCTGCCCCAGCTGTTGTTGGCTGCTGGCTTGCAGGGCGCGGACCTGCCAGATCCCCCACCCGCCGGCGGCGACACCTGCAGCACCAAGCAGCAGGGCGACAACTGCCAGGCCATTGCCACGGCGCGGCGCGGTGACCGGTGACTCAACCGGCGCATCGAGTGCGGGTTGGGCTTCATCTTTAGGCAAGGCTGTTTCGCTCACGTATCCGTCCTTTGCGTATCAGAGAGTGGGAACGGCATGACTCCGTAACGCCACTAACAAAGCCGCGGCACTCGCGCCGCGACAATCCACAACTTTTTCTGCGCCAGCAGCCCGTGCCATCTCGGCGACTCGTGGGCTGGGCACGAACAACGGCAGCTGTGCCACCTGCGGCCAATCGGGACCGGCCAAGGCTTGCAGGTGCAAAAAACCCTGCCCACTGCTGACCACCAGGCCGTTCAAGCGTTCCAACTGGATGCGTTGCGCCAGCACGCCGGCGTCGTAGGCCGGCATGAACCGACGGTACAACTCCAGATAGTCGACACTAGCACCTTGCTCGCGCAAACGCTCCGCCAGCAGCTCACGACCACCCTCGCCACGCAGGATCAACACCCGCGCATCCGGCCGTGCGATAGCCTCGCGCAACGCAGGCAATTGAAGCAACGCCTCGCTGTCGTCGCCGGTTTCGGGATAGTGAACGTTAAGGCCGTGATCGGCCAGTACCTGCGCAGTCGCCGCGCCGACGCTGAACCAGGGCATTTGCGGCGTGGGATGCCGAGCCCGCTGTTGCAGGGCAAGGCGCGCAGCGGGCTTGCTCACCACGATCACCGCGCAGTAGCGGCCAAGATCGCCGAAGACGGCCCGTTGTTCAGGGGTAACGGGTAACGGCTCAATGTCCAGCAAAGGCAAGCTGCTGCTGAAGATACCGGCTTCGTGCAACGCCGCTGCCAGGGCCGACGATTCCTGCGCAGGCCGTGTCAGCAGCACTCGCCAATCGGTCACTGCGGGCCGGCCTCGCCGTAGACTTTTTGCAGGATGGCGCCAGCGCCTTTACCCAACAACTCTTCGGCGACCTGGATCCCCAAGGCCGTGGCGTCGCGCTGTGGCCCGCGCACTTCGGCCGTCAGCAAGGTGCCACCGTCCGGGTCGCCGACCAAGCCGCGCAGCCACAGGTTTTCACCTTCGAGCACGGCGTAGCAGGCGATGGGCACTTGGCAGCCACCGTTGAGGTGTTTGTTCAGGGCACGCTCGGCCGTCACGCGCACTTCAGTGTCGTGGTGATCAAGCGGTTTGAGCAGTGCATGGATTTCAGCATCCGCGGTGCGGCACTCGATGCCCACCGCGCCCTGCCCGCCAGCAGGCAAGCTGTCTTCGACGCTGATGGCCGAGGTGATGCGGTCTTCGAAGCCCAGGCGGATCAACCCGGCAGCCGCGAGGATGATCGCGTCATACTCCCCGGCGTCCAGCTTGGCCAGGCGAGTGTTGACGTTGCCGCGCAGAAAGCGAATCTGCAGGTCCGGGCGACGGCTCAACAACTGCGCCTGTCGACGCAGGCTGGACGTGCCGACAATGCTGCCTTGCGGCAGCTCATCCAGGGAAGTATAGGTGTTGGAAACGAAAGCATCACGCGGGTCTTCACGCTCGCAGATGCAAAAAAGGCCCAGGCCTTCAGGGAAGTCCATGGGCACGTCTTTCATCGAATGCACGGCGATGTCGGCTTCGTTTTCCAGCAGCGCGGTCTCCAGCTCCTTGACGAACAGGCCCTTGCCACCAATCTTCGACAGTGGCGAGTCGAGCAGCTTGTCGCCGCGACTGACCATGGGCACCAGGGACACCTTGAGGCCAGGATGGGCCTGCTCAAGGCGTGCTTTGACGTATTCGGCCTGCCATAAGGCCAGGGCACTTTTACGGGTGGCGATGCGGATTTCGCGAGAGGACATGGATCAATCCGTACTGAATAGATACGGCAGATAATAACAGCTCAGGCAAATACGCTTTGATTTGAATCAGCAAGTGCGGGGCCTCCCTGGCCACGTCGCACCGGGATAACAACTGCAGACCTCGCCACAGCCCTTGGGCTAAAGCTGCTGCATCATCTTGCGAACGCCGGCGACATGGCGCCGGCTGACGATCAAGGCATCGCCATTGAGCCCCTTGAGGAACAACTGAAAGTGCCCCAGAGGTGTACGTTGCAGGCGTTCGATACGCTCGCGGGCCACCAGTGCATTGCGGTGGATACGTACGAAGCGGTCACCAAACTCGTCTTCCAAGGCCTTGAGCGGCTCATCGAGCAACACTTCACCGGCCTCGTGCCGCAGGGTCACATACTTGTGATCGGCAATAAAATAGACCACCTGGCTCAGCGGGATCAGCTCGATGCCTTTGCGGGTGCGTGCGCTGATATGGCTGCGCGGCCCGTTACCACTCTGGGCCGCTGGCTGGGTCAAGGCGGCGAGTTGGCTGCGACTGGGACGTTCAGCCTTTTTCAAGGCCTTGAGCAGGGCTTCAGCAGTCACGGGCTTAACCACGAAACTCACGTCACTGGCTTCCAGCGTCTGCGCTGCGAACTCTTCTTGAGCGGCGCATAACACCACCGCAGGTGGCGATTCGCGCTCACTCAGGCGAGCGGCAACTTGCAGGCCATCGAGGCCCGGCATACGGATATCGAGCAACACCACATCGGGCTTGAGGCTGTCGATCAGCGTCAACGCCTCCTCGCCGTTGCTGGCGCTCGGTTCAAGGACTGTATAACCCTCGAGCTCACTGACCAAACGGCTCAGTCGCTCGCGGGCTTGGGGTTCGTCATCAACGATCAGGACATTCATATTGCGCTGGATTCCTGCGTGAGTCTCGCACAAGGATAGCGTAGACAGGTGCGGTGACTTGCGTCACAGCGATCCACGCTAAGACTAGCGCGAGCGGCAAAAAGTGCCCCGGCAGCGGCACCCATATTTACCCGGACCTGTTCAATAGCGCCCAAGACCTGCTGCCATCGGGCATCGTCGTAGGGTTTGCTGATACACAATCCGAATACCCCCCGTTTAAATGGATAGTCAGGCTCTGACCGCAATACCCGACTTTGGTGCATTCACACACTATCAGTCCAACTGTAGACGCTTGCCGAGACGATAGTGCTCAATCGTCAAATATCGTATCAACACGCGTCCATCTCCAGTCTCGTCCTGCACGCGTTCGACGGCAAGGCACTTAGCCATCCTTTGCACAAATAAAAATGCCGACGACCCGCAGCACCGCCTCCAGGGGCAACCCTGTTATTATCGCCGGCAGACTTCCATGCCTCTTTAATTAAGCAGACCACGAGCGAATCCATGAGCACCGACAAGACCAACCAGTCCTGGGGCGGCCGCTTCAGTGAACCCGTCGACGCCTTCGTCGCCCGTTTCACCGCCTCCGTCACCTTCGACCAGCGCCTGTACCGCCACGACATCATGGGCTCCATCGCCCACGCCACCATGCTGGCGAAAGTCGGCGTGCTGACCGATGCCGAGCGCGACAGCATCATCGACGGCCTGACCACCATCCGCGGTGAGATCGAAGCCGGTACGTTCGACTGGCGCGTCGACCTGGAAGACGTGCACATGAATATCGAGGCCCGCCTCACCGACCGTATCGGTGTGACTGGCAAGAAACTGCACACCGGCCGTAGCCGTAACGACCAGGTGGCCACCGATATCCGCCTGTGGCTGCGCGATGAAATCGACCTGATCCTGTCCGAAATCACTCGCCTGCAAAAAGGCCTGCTGGAGCAGGCAGAGCGCGAGTCGGACACCATCATGCCCGGCTTCACTCACTTGCAGACCGCCCAGCCCGTGACCTTCGGCCACCACCTGCTGGCTTGGTTCGAAATGCTCAGCCGCGACTACGAACGCCTGGTCGATTGCCGCAAGCGCGCCAACCGCATGCCGCTCGGCAGCGCCGCACTGGCCGGCACCACGTACCCGATCGACCGCGAGTACACCGCGCAATTGCTGGGCTTCGATGCCGTCGGCGGCAACTCGCTGGACGGCGTATCCGACCGCGACTTCGCCATCGAATTCTGCGCCGCCGCCAGCATTGCGATGATGCACTTGTCGCGCTTCTCCGAAGAGCTGGTGCTGTGGACCAGCGCGCAATTCCAGTTCATTGACCTGCCAGACCGCTTCTGCACCGGCAGCTCGATCATGCCGCAAAAGAAAAACCCCGACGTGCCGGAGTTGGTACGTGGCAAGAGCGGCCGGGTATTCGGCGCGCTGATGGGCCTGCTGACCCTGATGAAAGGCCAGCCGCTGGCCTACAACAAGGACAACCAGGAAGACAAGGAACCGCTGTTCGACGCCGCCGATACCCTGCGCGACTCGCTGCGTGCGTTTGCCGACATGATCCCGGCGATCAAGCCAAAACACGCGATCATGCGTGAAGCGGCCTTGCGCGGTTTCTCCACCGCGACGGACCTGGCGGACTACTTGGTACGCCGTGGCCTGCCGTTCCGTGACTGCCACGAAATCGTCGGCCACGCGGTGAAATACGGCGTAGAGACCGGCAAGGACCTGGCGGAAATGAGCCTGGAAGAACTGCGCCAGTTCAGCGACCAGATCGAGCAGGACGTGTTTGCCGTGCTCACCTTGGAAGGCTCGGTGAATGCGCGTAACCACATCGGCGGTACTGCGCCGGCGCAGGTGAAGGCCGCCGTCGTGCGCGGCCAGGCTTTACTGGCTATCCGCTGATCCCTGTGGCGAGGGAGCTTGCTCGCGCCGGGCTGCGTAGCAGCCCCAAAATCTTGGGAGCGCTTCGCACTCCAGCGCGAGCAAGCTCCCTCGCCACAAAAGCGGTACCTATTTCTTGGCAGCAATCATCGCCATGAACGCCGGCATCGCCGCCTCCCGGTCCGCCGCGACCTTCTGGGCATTGGGCAGTGCATGCAGCTTTTCCAGCAACGCCTTGGCCGCCGGCATTTGCGCCAGCAAATCCAGGCCAAACAGCTTCTCGCCCACCGCACAGGCGAGGTTCACGCTGTACATGAAATACAGGTCTGCAATCGTAAAGCTCTCCCCCGCCACGTAAGGCGCGAACTTGCCGTGTCGGCCTA
The genomic region above belongs to Pseudomonas sp. S35 and contains:
- a CDS encoding uroporphyrinogen-III synthase — protein: MTDWRVLLTRPAQESSALAAALHEAGIFSSSLPLLDIEPLPVTPEQRAVFGDLGRYCAVIVVSKPAARLALQQRARHPTPQMPWFSVGAATAQVLADHGLNVHYPETGDDSEALLQLPALREAIARPDARVLILRGEGGRELLAERLREQGASVDYLELYRRFMPAYDAGVLAQRIQLERLNGLVVSSGQGFLHLQALAGPDWPQVAQLPLFVPSPRVAEMARAAGAEKVVDCRGASAAALLVALRSHAVPTL
- the hemC gene encoding hydroxymethylbilane synthase, with protein sequence MSSREIRIATRKSALALWQAEYVKARLEQAHPGLKVSLVPMVSRGDKLLDSPLSKIGGKGLFVKELETALLENEADIAVHSMKDVPMDFPEGLGLFCICEREDPRDAFVSNTYTSLDELPQGSIVGTSSLRRQAQLLSRRPDLQIRFLRGNVNTRLAKLDAGEYDAIILAAAGLIRLGFEDRITSAISVEDSLPAGGQGAVGIECRTADAEIHALLKPLDHHDTEVRVTAERALNKHLNGGCQVPIACYAVLEGENLWLRGLVGDPDGGTLLTAEVRGPQRDATALGIQVAEELLGKGAGAILQKVYGEAGPQ
- a CDS encoding LytTR family DNA-binding domain-containing protein codes for the protein MNVLIVDDEPQARERLSRLVSELEGYTVLEPSASNGEEALTLIDSLKPDVVLLDIRMPGLDGLQVAARLSERESPPAVVLCAAQEEFAAQTLEASDVSFVVKPVTAEALLKALKKAERPSRSQLAALTQPAAQSGNGPRSHISARTRKGIELIPLSQVVYFIADHKYVTLRHEAGEVLLDEPLKALEDEFGDRFVRIHRNALVARERIERLQRTPLGHFQLFLKGLNGDALIVSRRHVAGVRKMMQQL
- the argH gene encoding argininosuccinate lyase, whose product is MSTDKTNQSWGGRFSEPVDAFVARFTASVTFDQRLYRHDIMGSIAHATMLAKVGVLTDAERDSIIDGLTTIRGEIEAGTFDWRVDLEDVHMNIEARLTDRIGVTGKKLHTGRSRNDQVATDIRLWLRDEIDLILSEITRLQKGLLEQAERESDTIMPGFTHLQTAQPVTFGHHLLAWFEMLSRDYERLVDCRKRANRMPLGSAALAGTTYPIDREYTAQLLGFDAVGGNSLDGVSDRDFAIEFCAAASIAMMHLSRFSEELVLWTSAQFQFIDLPDRFCTGSSIMPQKKNPDVPELVRGKSGRVFGALMGLLTLMKGQPLAYNKDNQEDKEPLFDAADTLRDSLRAFADMIPAIKPKHAIMREAALRGFSTATDLADYLVRRGLPFRDCHEIVGHAVKYGVETGKDLAEMSLEELRQFSDQIEQDVFAVLTLEGSVNARNHIGGTAPAQVKAAVVRGQALLAIR